The following proteins come from a genomic window of Pseudomonas sp. WJP1:
- a CDS encoding eCIS core domain-containing protein: MSAVFLRQVLRLAIPLLCVGTSSAALACPQGQYQVCVVACFCAPGSKEDTGELFENMNQIAAVGLQNWIVQSRNTAAAGDVQTIPLNIRAQLEPYYDIQVLDSARYKVGDDEELNAANTMLQNPDVNAVTLVDIIVFRSQDDALNNVALWAHELKHVQQYQQWGVGEFATRYTRDYSAVEAPAYEIQTQVAKALRASADPPGHPREQ; the protein is encoded by the coding sequence TTGTCAGCCGTCTTTCTACGTCAAGTCTTGCGCTTGGCGATTCCACTTTTGTGCGTTGGCACTTCGTCTGCTGCCTTGGCCTGCCCGCAAGGTCAGTACCAGGTGTGTGTGGTCGCCTGTTTTTGTGCACCAGGCTCCAAAGAGGACACCGGGGAGCTCTTCGAAAACATGAACCAGATAGCGGCCGTTGGACTGCAGAACTGGATCGTTCAGTCGCGCAACACCGCGGCAGCCGGCGATGTTCAAACCATCCCGCTGAATATCCGCGCCCAGCTCGAACCCTACTATGACATCCAGGTGCTCGATTCCGCCCGCTACAAGGTCGGCGATGACGAAGAGCTGAACGCCGCGAACACCATGCTGCAGAACCCCGATGTGAATGCCGTCACCCTTGTCGACATCATCGTCTTTCGCAGTCAGGACGATGCGCTGAACAACGTCGCGCTATGGGCCCATGAGTTGAAGCACGTGCAGCAGTACCAGCAATGGGGCGTCGGCGAGTTTGCCACTCGCTACACCCGTGACTACTCCGCCGTCGAGGCGCCCGCCTACGAGATTCAAACCCAGGTCGCCAAGGCGCTGAGAGCCAGCGCGGACCCGCCGGGGCATCCTCGAGAGCAGTGA
- a CDS encoding TonB-dependent siderophore receptor yields MRRTLLSICVLQAFSTSSWAEQATTAKTGLELQATDIVGTADLETATGPVDGYRATRSASATRTDTAIHETPQSISVVPKDVVEDISATRLQDALDYAGGVGRANNFGGQGLTTFTVRGFTTGEFYRNGFPINRGYPNMPDANTIERLEVLRGPATTLYGRGDPGGTFNVVSKQPLAERTVTLGSQLDDQGMKRGTLDASGPLDEEGRLAYRLNVVGEGGDTFRDHVETERYGVTPVISWQANDDTKVIFEGDFMRNNHPLDRGLTRYPNQIGTASRDTFFGEKDVGKLHNDNNMAQLRFEHFLNDDWTLGGGFQWLDGTLQGNAVEANGVAADGRTLGRNFNYRKLEWTDKDTQLNLTGHFTAGGFDHTLLTGIEYEDYDYKSIIQRSSGAVSAYPIDIFNPVYGQPRPALTRTPTNDKENLKTYAAFVQDQVALTERLKVLAGARFERFEHDYETFVPGGRSWEASDNAVTPRLGVLYDLTDTVAVYANTARSFKPNSGASREGGGFDPEKGKSYELGLKWEALDRQLSVDAAIYQIEKRNVLTTDPVDSTFSVAAGEVRSRGFDLNVAGNVTPEWRVIGGYAYVDAEVTQDNVIESGTRLMNIPKNSFSLLNVYEFQDGALRGLGLGTGLKYVDERAGQTANTAFSMGSYTVVDLLGFYQVNDKVRLNLDVKNVFDRDYEEGAFGNVYAYPGAPRTVQVGISYTL; encoded by the coding sequence ATGCGTCGTACCCTGCTGTCTATCTGTGTGCTTCAGGCGTTTTCCACTTCCTCCTGGGCGGAGCAAGCGACAACCGCTAAAACCGGTCTGGAGTTGCAGGCGACCGACATCGTTGGCACCGCGGACCTTGAAACCGCCACGGGGCCAGTGGACGGCTATCGCGCCACCCGTTCTGCCAGTGCAACGCGTACCGACACGGCTATCCACGAAACCCCACAGTCCATCAGCGTGGTGCCCAAGGATGTCGTCGAGGACATCAGTGCGACAAGGCTGCAGGACGCGCTCGATTACGCCGGCGGTGTGGGACGGGCCAATAATTTCGGTGGCCAGGGGCTGACCACCTTCACCGTGCGTGGCTTTACCACCGGCGAGTTCTATCGCAACGGATTCCCGATCAACCGTGGTTATCCGAACATGCCGGATGCGAACACCATCGAGCGCCTTGAAGTGTTGCGCGGCCCGGCGACCACGCTTTACGGCCGAGGCGATCCTGGCGGCACGTTCAACGTGGTCTCCAAGCAACCGCTGGCCGAGCGCACGGTGACACTGGGCAGCCAGCTCGATGATCAGGGAATGAAGCGTGGCACGCTGGACGCCTCTGGCCCGCTCGATGAAGAGGGTCGCCTGGCCTATCGCCTGAATGTGGTGGGAGAGGGCGGAGATACTTTCCGCGATCATGTGGAAACCGAACGCTATGGCGTGACGCCGGTTATTTCGTGGCAGGCCAACGACGACACCAAGGTGATCTTCGAAGGCGATTTCATGCGCAACAATCACCCGCTGGATCGCGGCCTGACACGCTATCCGAACCAGATTGGCACCGCCTCGCGCGACACGTTCTTCGGTGAGAAAGACGTGGGCAAGTTGCACAACGACAACAACATGGCCCAGTTGCGTTTCGAGCACTTCCTCAATGACGACTGGACACTGGGCGGTGGTTTCCAGTGGCTCGATGGCACCTTGCAGGGCAACGCCGTTGAAGCCAATGGTGTCGCTGCCGACGGGCGCACCCTGGGGCGCAACTTCAACTACCGCAAGCTGGAGTGGACGGACAAGGACACCCAACTCAATCTCACCGGGCATTTCACGGCGGGCGGTTTCGATCACACCTTGTTGACCGGCATCGAGTACGAGGATTACGACTACAAGTCGATCATCCAGCGCTCCAGCGGTGCGGTGAGTGCCTACCCGATCGATATCTTCAACCCGGTGTATGGCCAGCCTCGTCCGGCCCTGACCCGCACGCCGACCAACGACAAGGAAAACCTCAAGACCTACGCCGCCTTCGTCCAGGATCAGGTGGCATTGACCGAGCGCTTGAAAGTCCTGGCGGGCGCCCGTTTCGAGCGCTTCGAGCATGACTACGAAACCTTCGTGCCGGGTGGCAGGAGTTGGGAGGCGAGCGACAACGCGGTGACGCCGCGTCTCGGCGTGCTGTATGACCTGACCGATACCGTGGCGGTGTATGCCAATACCGCACGCTCTTTCAAGCCCAATAGCGGGGCCAGCCGCGAGGGTGGCGGTTTTGACCCGGAAAAGGGCAAGTCCTATGAGCTGGGGCTCAAGTGGGAAGCGCTGGATCGCCAGCTGAGTGTGGACGCGGCGATCTACCAGATCGAAAAACGCAATGTCCTGACCACCGACCCCGTGGACTCGACCTTCAGCGTGGCGGCGGGCGAAGTACGCAGCCGTGGCTTTGACCTGAACGTGGCTGGCAATGTAACCCCCGAATGGCGGGTGATTGGCGGCTATGCCTATGTCGATGCCGAGGTCACCCAGGACAACGTGATCGAGTCGGGCACCCGGTTGATGAACATTCCGAAGAACAGCTTCAGCCTGCTCAACGTCTACGAGTTCCAGGATGGCGCGCTCAGGGGGCTGGGGCTTGGCACCGGGCTCAAGTACGTCGATGAGCGTGCAGGGCAGACGGCTAATACGGCGTTTTCGATGGGCAGCTACACCGTTGTCGATCTACTCGGCTTCTACCAGGTCAACGACAAGGTCAGGCTGAATCTCGATGTGAAGAACGTGTTCGACCGGGATTATGAAGAAGGCGCCTTTGGTAATGTCTATGCCTACCCGGGTGCGCCGAGGACGGTTCAGGTCGGTATTTCCTACACCTTGTAG
- a CDS encoding DUF1289 domain-containing protein — MAKEIENPCIAVCQLSGDLCVSCGRSKEDIKKWKRMKRPEKMAAVQRANIRLKGLKKTQ, encoded by the coding sequence ATGGCCAAGGAAATCGAAAACCCCTGCATTGCCGTTTGCCAGTTGAGCGGCGACCTGTGCGTGAGCTGCGGGCGCAGCAAGGAAGACATCAAGAAGTGGAAACGCATGAAGCGGCCGGAAAAAATGGCCGCCGTGCAACGGGCGAATATACGTTTGAAAGGCCTGAAGAAGACCCAGTGA
- the dmeF gene encoding CDF family Co(II)/Ni(II) efflux transporter DmeF, with translation MSSTDTKIKHVHDHLFLGSAHEQNAKRTLWVVALTLVMMVGEITVGYITGSMALLADGFHMATHVGALGIAAAAYGYAKRHASNKRYSFGTGKVGDLGGFASALILALVSLAIGVESVMRLLQPTAVQFGTATLIAIVGLIVNIVSALLLGHGHSHGHDHDHHGHGHHGNDNNLRSAYAHVIADALTSVLAIVALLAGRYLGWVWLDPVMGIVGAIVIARWAWKLMGVTSGVLLDQTDEHVAEEIRELVERPGDVTITDLHVWRVGPQAHAAIVSVIGEATANTESIRERLQPVHEISHLTVEFRSA, from the coding sequence ATGAGCAGCACCGACACCAAGATCAAGCATGTACACGACCACCTGTTCCTTGGGTCTGCGCACGAACAAAATGCCAAACGCACGCTTTGGGTCGTGGCGCTTACACTGGTGATGATGGTGGGCGAAATCACCGTAGGCTATATCACGGGCTCCATGGCCTTACTTGCCGATGGCTTTCACATGGCGACCCATGTCGGCGCCTTGGGTATCGCGGCGGCGGCTTACGGGTACGCGAAGCGCCACGCCTCGAACAAGCGCTACAGCTTTGGTACCGGAAAGGTCGGGGACCTGGGCGGGTTCGCATCGGCGCTCATTCTCGCCCTGGTATCCCTGGCAATCGGCGTAGAGTCAGTGATGCGGCTGTTGCAACCAACAGCGGTTCAGTTCGGCACCGCCACGCTCATTGCGATTGTCGGCCTGATCGTCAACATCGTGAGTGCACTTCTGCTTGGCCATGGTCACAGTCATGGCCACGATCACGATCATCATGGCCACGGACATCACGGCAACGATAATAACCTGCGCTCAGCCTACGCTCACGTCATCGCGGACGCGCTGACGTCCGTCCTGGCCATTGTGGCGCTACTCGCTGGACGATACCTCGGATGGGTATGGCTGGATCCTGTAATGGGCATCGTGGGCGCCATTGTCATCGCACGTTGGGCGTGGAAATTGATGGGGGTCACCTCGGGTGTACTGCTGGATCAAACGGATGAGCACGTTGCAGAGGAAATTCGCGAGTTGGTCGAGAGGCCCGGCGATGTAACCATCACAGACCTGCATGTCTGGAGGGTTGGGCCGCAAGCGCATGCAGCGATCGTCAGCGTCATTGGCGAAGCCACTGCGAACACCGAAAGCATTCGTGAACGCCTGCAGCCTGTTCACGAAATCAGCCATCTGACTGTCGAGTTTCGATCTGCCTGA
- a CDS encoding metal/formaldehyde-sensitive transcriptional repressor, whose translation MGHIASNKDDLLKRVKRIAGQIQAVERALESELDCAKTLHLVAATRGAINGLMEEIIEDHAREHVANPALSEAERNKGVEELLEAIRRYAK comes from the coding sequence GTGGGCCATATTGCTTCCAACAAAGACGATCTTCTAAAACGCGTTAAACGCATCGCCGGACAAATCCAGGCCGTTGAGCGTGCGCTGGAATCGGAGCTCGACTGCGCGAAAACATTGCACCTTGTCGCTGCCACACGCGGAGCTATCAATGGCTTGATGGAAGAAATCATCGAGGATCATGCCCGGGAGCATGTAGCGAACCCTGCCCTCAGTGAAGCTGAGCGCAACAAGGGTGTTGAAGAGCTGCTTGAAGCCATTCGCCGCTACGCCAAGTGA
- the acs gene encoding acetate--CoA ligase, producing the protein MSAASLYPVRPEVLANTLTDEATYKAMYQQSVVNPDGFWREQAKRLDWIKPFTTVKQTSFDDHHVDIKWFADGTLNVSYNCLDRHLAERGDQVAIIWEGDDPSESRNITYRELHEQVCKFANALRGQDVHRGDVVTIYMPMIPEAVVAMLACTRIGAIHSVVFGGFSPEALAGRIIDCKSKVVITADEGIRAGKKIPLKANVDDALTNPETSSIQKVIVCQRTGGDIKWNQHRDIWFEDLMKVAGTVCAPKEMGAEEALFILYTSGSTGKPKGVQHTTGGYLLYAAMTHERVFDYRPGEIYWCTADVGWVTGHSYIVYGPLANGATTLLFEGVPNYPDITRVAKIVDKHKVNILYTAPTAIRAMMAAGTAAVEGADGSSLRLLGSVGEPINPEAWDWYYKNVGQSRCPIVDTWWQTETGGNMMSPLPGAHGLKPGSAARPFFGVVPALVDNLGNIIEGEAEGNLVILDSWPGQARTLYGDHDRFVDTYFKTFRGMYFTGDGARRDADGYYWITGRVDDVLNVSGHRMGTAEIESAMVAHPKVAEAAVVGVPHDIKGQGIYVYVTLNAGEETSEQLRLELKNWVRKEIGPIASPDVIQWAPGLPKTRSGKIMRRILRKIATAEYDGLGDISTLADPGVVQHLIDTHKTMNVA; encoded by the coding sequence ATGAGTGCGGCTTCTCTGTATCCCGTTCGTCCCGAGGTTCTGGCCAACACCCTGACCGACGAGGCGACTTACAAGGCCATGTACCAGCAGTCAGTCGTCAACCCGGACGGCTTCTGGCGCGAGCAAGCCAAGCGCCTCGACTGGATCAAGCCTTTCACCACGGTGAAGCAGACCTCCTTCGACGATCACCATGTCGACATCAAGTGGTTCGCCGACGGCACCCTGAACGTTTCCTACAACTGCCTGGACCGGCATCTGGCCGAGCGTGGCGATCAAGTCGCAATCATCTGGGAAGGCGATGACCCTTCCGAAAGCCGCAACATCACCTACCGCGAGCTGCACGAACAAGTCTGCAAGTTCGCCAACGCCCTGCGTGGCCAGGACGTGCACCGCGGCGACGTGGTGACCATCTACATGCCGATGATCCCCGAAGCCGTGGTCGCCATGCTGGCCTGTACCCGTATCGGCGCGATTCACTCGGTGGTGTTCGGTGGGTTCTCGCCGGAAGCCCTGGCTGGTCGCATCATCGACTGCAAGTCCAAGGTGGTGATCACCGCCGACGAAGGCATTCGTGCCGGCAAGAAGATCCCGCTCAAGGCCAACGTCGATGACGCCCTGACCAACCCGGAAACCAGCAGCATCCAGAAAGTCATCGTGTGCCAGCGTACCGGCGGCGACATCAAGTGGAACCAGCATCGCGACATCTGGTTTGAGGACCTGATGAAAGTGGCGGGCACCGTGTGCGCGCCGAAAGAGATGGGCGCCGAGGAAGCGCTGTTCATCCTCTACACCTCCGGTTCCACCGGCAAGCCGAAGGGCGTGCAACACACCACCGGCGGCTATCTGTTGTACGCGGCCATGACCCACGAGCGCGTGTTCGACTACCGCCCGGGTGAAATCTACTGGTGCACCGCCGACGTCGGCTGGGTCACCGGCCACAGTTACATCGTCTACGGCCCGCTGGCCAACGGCGCGACCACGCTGCTGTTTGAAGGCGTGCCGAACTATCCGGACATCACCCGGGTGGCGAAGATCGTCGACAAGCACAAGGTCAACATCCTCTACACCGCGCCGACCGCGATCCGCGCGATGATGGCGGCGGGCACGGCGGCCGTCGAAGGCGCCGATGGCAGCAGCCTGCGCCTGCTGGGTTCGGTGGGTGAGCCGATCAACCCGGAAGCCTGGGACTGGTACTACAAGAACGTCGGCCAATCCCGTTGCCCGATCGTCGACACCTGGTGGCAGACCGAAACCGGCGGCAACATGATGAGCCCGCTGCCGGGTGCTCACGGCTTGAAGCCGGGTTCCGCGGCGCGTCCGTTCTTCGGCGTGGTGCCGGCCCTGGTGGACAACCTGGGCAACATCATCGAAGGCGAGGCCGAGGGCAACCTGGTGATTCTCGATTCGTGGCCGGGTCAGGCACGCACGCTGTATGGCGACCATGACCGCTTCGTCGACACCTACTTCAAGACCTTCCGCGGCATGTATTTCACCGGTGACGGCGCCCGCCGCGATGCCGATGGTTACTACTGGATCACCGGTCGCGTGGATGACGTGCTCAACGTCTCCGGGCACCGCATGGGCACCGCCGAGATCGAAAGCGCGATGGTCGCGCACCCGAAAGTCGCCGAGGCGGCGGTGGTCGGTGTGCCGCACGACATCAAGGGCCAGGGCATTTATGTCTATGTCACCCTGAACGCGGGCGAAGAAACCAGCGAGCAGCTGCGCCTGGAGCTGAAGAACTGGGTGCGCAAGGAGATTGGCCCGATTGCTTCGCCGGATGTGATCCAGTGGGCGCCTGGGCTGCCGAAGACGCGCTCGGGCAAGATCATGCGGCGGATTCTGCGCAAGATTGCGACCGCTGAGTACGATGGCTTGGGGGATATTTCGACCCTGGCTGATCCGGGTGTGGTGCAGCATTTGATTGATACGCATAAGACGATGAATGTTGCTTAA
- the exaC gene encoding acetaldehyde dehydrogenase ExaC: MIYAHPGTEGAIVSFKAKYGNYIGGEFVAPVKGQYFTNTSPVNGQPIAEFPRSSAEDIEKALDAAHAAADAWGATSVQARSLILLKIADRIEQNLELLAITESWDNGKAVRETLNADIPLAADHFRYFAGCLRAQEGSAAEIDGNTVAYHIHEPLGVVGQIIPWNFPILMAAWKLAPALAAGNCVVLKPAEQTPLGITVLVELIGDLLPPGVLNIVQGFGREAGEALATSKRIAKIAFTGSTPVGSHIMKCAAENIIPSTVELGGKSPNIFFEDIMQAEPSFIEKAAEGLVLAFFNQGEVCTCPSRALVQESIYDEFMQVVMKKVLQIKRGDPLDTDTMVGAQASEQQFDKILSYLEIAKGEGAELLTGGKVEQLEGNLASGYYIQPTLLKGTNKMRVFQEEIFGPVVSITTFKDEAEALAIANDTEFGLGAGLWTRDINRAYRMGRAIKAGRVWTNCYHLYPAHAAFGGYKKSGVGRETHKMMLDHYQQTKNLLVSYDINPLGFF; encoded by the coding sequence ATGATCTACGCCCATCCTGGCACTGAAGGCGCTATCGTTTCGTTCAAAGCCAAATACGGTAACTACATCGGCGGCGAGTTCGTCGCGCCGGTCAAAGGCCAATACTTCACCAATACCTCGCCCGTGAATGGCCAACCGATTGCCGAATTCCCGCGCTCCAGTGCCGAAGACATCGAGAAGGCTTTGGACGCTGCCCACGCCGCTGCCGATGCCTGGGGCGCCACGTCCGTCCAGGCACGCTCCCTGATCCTGCTGAAAATCGCCGACCGCATCGAACAAAACCTGGAACTGCTGGCAATCACCGAATCCTGGGACAACGGCAAAGCCGTGCGCGAAACCCTCAACGCCGACATCCCGCTGGCCGCCGACCACTTCCGCTACTTCGCCGGTTGCCTGCGCGCCCAGGAAGGCAGTGCCGCCGAAATTGACGGTAACACCGTGGCCTATCACATCCATGAACCCCTGGGCGTGGTCGGGCAGATCATCCCGTGGAACTTCCCGATCCTGATGGCCGCGTGGAAACTCGCCCCGGCACTGGCTGCCGGCAACTGCGTGGTGCTCAAGCCCGCCGAGCAAACCCCACTGGGCATCACCGTGCTGGTCGAGCTGATCGGCGACCTGCTGCCGCCCGGCGTGCTGAACATCGTGCAGGGTTTCGGTCGTGAAGCCGGCGAAGCCCTGGCCACCAGCAAGCGCATCGCCAAGATCGCCTTCACCGGCTCGACCCCGGTCGGCTCGCACATCATGAAATGCGCGGCCGAGAACATCATTCCGTCCACCGTAGAGCTGGGCGGCAAGTCGCCGAACATCTTCTTCGAAGACATCATGCAGGCCGAACCGTCCTTCATCGAGAAAGCCGCCGAAGGCCTGGTGCTGGCGTTCTTCAACCAGGGCGAAGTCTGCACCTGCCCTTCCCGCGCTTTGGTGCAGGAGTCGATCTACGACGAATTCATGCAAGTGGTGATGAAGAAGGTCCTGCAGATCAAACGCGGCGACCCGCTGGACACCGACACCATGGTCGGCGCCCAGGCCTCCGAGCAGCAGTTCGACAAGATCCTGTCCTACCTGGAAATCGCCAAGGGCGAAGGCGCCGAACTGCTGACCGGCGGCAAGGTGGAACAACTCGAAGGCAACCTGGCGAGCGGGTATTACATCCAGCCGACGCTGCTCAAGGGCACCAACAAAATGCGCGTGTTCCAGGAAGAAATCTTCGGGCCGGTGGTGAGCATCACCACCTTCAAGGACGAAGCCGAAGCCCTGGCCATCGCCAACGACACCGAGTTCGGCCTGGGCGCCGGTCTCTGGACCCGCGACATCAACCGCGCCTACCGCATGGGCCGGGCGATCAAGGCCGGTCGTGTGTGGACCAACTGCTACCACCTGTACCCGGCGCACGCCGCGTTCGGTGGCTACAAGAAGTCCGGCGTCGGCCGTGAAACCCACAAGATGATGCTTGACCACTATCAGCAGACCAAGAATTTGCTGGTGAGCTACGACATCAATCCGCTGGGCTTCTTTTAA
- the phnX gene encoding phosphonoacetaldehyde hydrolase, which translates to MNYKQPSQLQAVVLDWAGTVVDFGSFAPTQIFVEAFAEFGVAVSLQEARGPMGMGKWDHIRTLCNEPQIADRYHAVFGRLPTDDDVTALYERFMPLQIEKIALHSALIPGALETINGLRDKGLKIGSCSGYPAVVMEKVVELARKNGYVTDHVVATDEVPNGRPHPAQALANVIALGISDVAACVKVDDTWPGILEGRSAGMWTVALTCSGNALGLTYEEFKRLSLEQLAEERARIVKMFEGSRPHYLIDTIVDLPAVIEDINARLARGETPQGC; encoded by the coding sequence ATGAATTACAAACAACCTTCGCAATTGCAAGCCGTGGTTCTGGACTGGGCGGGCACCGTCGTGGATTTCGGTTCTTTCGCACCGACGCAGATTTTCGTCGAAGCCTTTGCCGAGTTCGGCGTCGCGGTGTCCCTGCAAGAAGCCCGCGGGCCGATGGGCATGGGCAAGTGGGACCACATCCGCACGCTGTGCAACGAGCCGCAGATTGCCGACCGCTACCATGCCGTCTTCGGCCGGTTGCCTACGGACGATGATGTCACCGCCCTCTACGAGCGCTTCATGCCGCTGCAGATCGAGAAGATCGCGCTGCACTCGGCGCTGATTCCCGGCGCGCTGGAGACCATCAACGGCTTGCGCGACAAGGGTCTGAAAATCGGCTCTTGCTCCGGCTACCCGGCCGTGGTCATGGAGAAAGTCGTGGAGCTGGCACGCAAGAACGGCTATGTCACCGACCACGTGGTGGCGACCGACGAAGTGCCTAACGGGCGCCCGCACCCGGCTCAAGCCTTGGCCAACGTCATCGCACTGGGCATCAGCGACGTCGCCGCCTGCGTGAAGGTCGATGACACCTGGCCGGGCATTCTCGAAGGACGCAGCGCGGGCATGTGGACCGTCGCGCTGACCTGCTCCGGCAACGCGCTGGGCCTGACCTATGAAGAGTTCAAGCGTTTATCCCTGGAGCAACTGGCCGAGGAACGTGCGCGCATCGTCAAGATGTTCGAAGGTTCGCGCCCGCACTACCTGATCGACACCATCGTCGATTTGCCGGCGGTCATCGAAGACATCAATGCGCGTCTGGCCCGTGGGGAAACCCCACAGGGCTGCTGA